A genomic segment from Patescibacteria group bacterium encodes:
- a CDS encoding cohesin domain-containing protein, with translation MENIKEEEKFALLNKRLSYFKLFLAVIGLALVFFSGAKAAGAASLYLSPSSGSYEINKTFSLSVFVSSPDQAMNAASGVISFPADKLEVTSLSKSGSIFSLWVQEPAFSNTTGSVNFEGIVMNPGFSGSGGKIITINFKTKASGQANLIFFSGSILANDGMGSNVLNSLGSAKFSITNPADKEPPPAVKEPAPIQPAATEEEKPAAKESKIPAAPKVFSSTHPDQEKWYANNNPEISWESPAGTNGASIYLSESPTSNLSSVSDGFLNSKSYENIENGIWYFHIKLRNQSGWGETSHFRLQIDTEPPAPFTIEFIDGKESGQPQINIVFNAADALSGIDYYSIECGSKDPLKVYPAEIGANNVYTLRSLPLGEQQIKVTAFDKAGNFTSAEDKFIIKPITAPEIIDYPHQLAVGETLTVVGKTIYLDSDIAIWLQKDKEEPQRYLSRSDESGKFTFNKADLIKGIYHLWAAAVDKEGEHFFATAVNEESGLNNFSEKVTIVVKKSIIAGLGDKLYEAGSWAIKFLTLFIPFIALLILLALLLWYSWHKFSKLKIKAAKEIREVKRTLRKELEKSKKDTQKLIAVLEEIREGRKFIGGREERIIEQCKKDLDKIENYLREETSGTDETLK, from the coding sequence ATGGAAAATATTAAGGAGGAAGAAAAATTCGCTTTACTAAATAAACGTTTAAGCTATTTTAAATTATTTTTAGCGGTAATCGGCCTGGCTTTGGTTTTTTTTAGCGGAGCAAAAGCGGCCGGCGCCGCCAGCCTGTATTTATCGCCGTCTAGCGGCAGTTACGAAATCAATAAAACTTTTTCCCTAAGCGTTTTTGTTTCCAGCCCCGACCAAGCCATGAACGCCGCTTCCGGGGTTATTTCTTTTCCGGCCGATAAGTTAGAAGTTACCTCGCTTTCTAAGAGCGGTTCAATTTTTAGTTTATGGGTGCAGGAACCGGCTTTTTCCAATACCACTGGTTCGGTTAATTTTGAGGGCATTGTCATGAATCCCGGATTTAGCGGTTCAGGCGGAAAAATTATTACTATTAATTTTAAAACTAAAGCCAGCGGGCAAGCTAATTTGATTTTTTTTTCCGGCTCAATTTTAGCTAACGACGGTATGGGGAGCAATGTTTTAAATAGTTTAGGCAGTGCTAAATTTAGCATTACTAATCCGGCCGATAAAGAACCGCCTCCGGCCGTTAAGGAGCCGGCCCCTATTCAACCCGCCGCCACCGAAGAAGAAAAGCCCGCGGCGAAAGAAAGTAAAATTCCGGCGGCGCCAAAGGTTTTTTCTTCAACTCATCCTGACCAGGAAAAATGGTATGCTAATAATAATCCGGAAATTTCTTGGGAATCGCCGGCAGGCACGAATGGCGCGAGCATTTATTTAAGCGAAAGCCCAACTTCAAATCTTAGTTCGGTTTCGGATGGTTTTTTAAATTCCAAATCTTATGAAAATATTGAAAACGGCATTTGGTACTTTCATATTAAATTACGCAATCAAAGCGGCTGGGGGGAGACGTCTCATTTTCGTTTGCAAATCGATACCGAGCCGCCCGCGCCTTTTACCATAGAATTTATTGACGGTAAAGAATCCGGCCAGCCGCAGATAAATATTGTCTTTAATGCCGCTGACGCCTTATCGGGGATTGATTATTATTCGATAGAATGCGGAAGCAAAGATCCGCTTAAAGTTTATCCCGCTGAAATTGGGGCTAATAATGTATATACCTTGCGGTCATTGCCTTTAGGCGAGCAGCAAATTAAAGTTACGGCTTTTGATAAAGCCGGGAATTTTACGAGTGCCGAAGATAAATTTATTATTAAGCCGATTACGGCCCCGGAAATCATTGATTATCCGCACCAGCTGGCCGTTGGCGAAACGCTTACAGTCGTTGGCAAAACGATTTATTTAGATTCAGACATAGCAATTTGGCTGCAAAAAGATAAAGAGGAGCCGCAAAGATATTTAAGCCGAAGCGATGAGTCGGGGAAGTTTACGTTTAACAAAGCGGACCTTATTAAGGGCATTTATCATCTTTGGGCCGCCGCGGTTGATAAAGAAGGAGAACACTTTTTCGCAACAGCGGTTAATGAAGAAAGCGGTCTTAATAATTTTTCGGAGAAGGTAACGATTGTTGTTAAGAAATCAATCATCGCCGGCTTAGGCGATAAGCTTTATGAGGCCGGATCATGGGCGATTAAATTTTTAACTTTATTCATTCCGTTTATTGCTTTATTAATTCTTCTAGCCTTATTGCTTTGGTACAGTTGGCATAAATTTTCCAAATTAAAAATAAAAGCCGCCAAGGAAATACGTGAAGTTAAAAGGACTCTTAGAAAAGAATTAGAAAAATCTAAAAAAGATACTCAGAAATTGATTGCGGTATTAGAAGAAATCAGGGAAGGGCGTAAATTTATCGGAGGGAGAGAAGAAAGGATTATAGAACAATGCAAAAAAGATCTTGATAAAATTGAAAATTATTTAAGAGAAGAAACTAGCGGTACGGACGAAACTTTAAAATAA
- a CDS encoding dockerin type I repeat-containing protein, which produces MRKNYLIICFSLIVIFLIVIFSFLVRNILADNSAVVITVKILVCGDEVREGWEQCDNGDLGGQSCVSLGYGAGELDCTPACEFDTSACPPGPSCGDASCNGSESCGSCPADCGACPPSGGGGGGGGGSGYVAPVTSVIFSGRAYPRSTVTLLKDAQVAATTIAGANANFQMTLSGLTAGSYIFSLYSEDYKGIRSSLLSFPTNVAAGATTYVSGIFIAPTISVDKSEVKQGDNVVIFGQSVSSGEITISVHSDEEFFGNVKTDANGVYLYNFNTSPLEVGQHFTKARAASSGEISSFSKAVSFAVGEKNVTAENEKTAVKGELNNDGRVNLIDFSIMAYWYKRPSPPAKVDLNGDGQVDLIDLSIMAYNWTG; this is translated from the coding sequence ATGAGAAAAAATTATTTGATAATTTGTTTTTCTTTAATAGTGATTTTTTTAATTGTCATTTTTTCTTTTTTAGTTAGAAATATTTTAGCTGACAATAGCGCGGTTGTTATAACGGTAAAAATATTGGTTTGCGGCGACGAGGTTAGAGAGGGCTGGGAGCAATGCGATAACGGTGATTTAGGCGGCCAATCTTGCGTGAGCTTGGGCTATGGCGCTGGAGAACTTGATTGCACTCCAGCTTGCGAATTTGATACTTCGGCCTGCCCTCCGGGACCATCTTGCGGCGACGCTTCCTGCAACGGTTCGGAAAGCTGCGGCAGCTGCCCGGCTGATTGCGGAGCTTGCCCGCCGAGCGGCGGAGGTGGTGGCGGAGGAGGCGGTTCGGGTTATGTGGCGCCGGTAACCAGCGTTATATTCTCCGGACGAGCCTATCCCAGGAGCACAGTCACGCTTTTAAAAGACGCGCAGGTTGCGGCCACAACTATTGCCGGCGCCAATGCTAATTTTCAGATGACTCTTAGCGGCCTAACCGCCGGAAGTTATATTTTTTCACTCTATAGCGAAGATTATAAGGGGATCCGTTCATCACTTTTATCTTTCCCCACGAACGTTGCCGCCGGTGCCACCACTTATGTGAGTGGTATTTTTATTGCGCCGACGATCTCCGTTGATAAAAGCGAGGTGAAGCAAGGCGATAACGTCGTGATTTTCGGGCAGTCGGTTTCTAGCGGCGAAATTACCATTTCCGTGCATTCGGATGAAGAATTTTTCGGCAATGTTAAGACCGACGCTAACGGCGTATATTTATATAATTTTAATACTTCGCCCTTAGAAGTCGGCCAGCATTTTACTAAAGCCAGAGCGGCTTCTAGCGGCGAGATCAGCTCTTTTAGCAAGGCGGTCAGTTTCGCCGTTGGCGAAAAAAATGTTACGGCTGAAAATGAAAAAACAGCCGTTAAAGGAGAATTAAATAATGACGGGCGCGTGAATCTTATTGATTTTTCCATTATGGCGTATTGGTATAAACGGCCATCGCCGCCGGCGAAAGTTGATTTAAACGGCGACGGCCAGGTTGATTTAATTGATTTAAGCATTATGGCGTACAATTGGACCGGGTAG